The Sebastes umbrosus isolate fSebUmb1 chromosome 10, fSebUmb1.pri, whole genome shotgun sequence nucleotide sequence CGCTGGTGATGAACACGGCGAACGGCCGGGGCACGCGCAAGCCGGCGGCGCGCGCCGCGTAGTAGCTGTACATGAGCGCGTGCACGCCGTAGTTCATGGTCATGAACCAGCCGCCGCCGGCCACCATGTCTTTGTAGGAGTACCAGGAGTACAGCAGCACGGTGATGTGGTGGTACCAGTGCAGGAAGAGCAGCTTCTGCTTCCTCAGCACCACGAACGCTGTGTCGCCTAGGAAACacaaaccaatcaatcaattcaTCTGATGTAAGGTTCTCCTCCGTTCCATCACAGTGAACCAACATCTTTGAGTTttagacattatattatatttataatctgtctgtctgaggaCTGACCGAGCTCTGGAGCTTTGCTCAGGACGAAGGCGTAGGCCCAGAACTTGCTGACTGGTCCGTTGTAGAAGCTCTGGTTACAGATGGACTGTCTGAAGCCGCTGCTGCTCAGGATGTGAAACATGTAGGAACCGGTCCGGATCGCACCGATGATACTGggagacaagaagaagaagacagacaaGGATATTAAATCATGGCTAAAAGAGAAACCCCCAATACCCCTGAAGATACAGCTGGATACATTTTTGCCTCCGTCAAGGAcgttatgttttcagttcagtttgtagGATGGCATCGGGTCTTAAGATTCAGCTCTCCATCGTTCTCAGAGGACAGCGACCGGTAAAGTGACATTTCGACACACAGAGCAAACACACCTGAGCTGTAATTATCTCCAGGTGGAATAACTGACAGCTTGTTACCACAAAGACGGCATGTATTTTTAGTCTCCATAGCGTTGAATCAACACACCTCAGCTACTACCAGTTTGGTTTCCTCCAACAGCATCTTATGATTACTGATGGCTGCAAGAAGATTTATGCCAAAAATACAATCAACAACTGACTTTACATGTAATGTCTAAGTAACAACAAGCCGACttacaaatagtgcaaaataAAGGAGATACGAGGGAAGTCACGATCAAGTTATTTTGGCCCTGAACCTATCCCATCTATGCATCTGACACACTACAGAAACATTTCTAATTAATCACATACtttgaaataaagttttaaGAGTTTGAATAAGCACTCCtactttaaaataaagttctgaGAGTTTGAATTAAACTTGAGCCAACATGAGTTGATAATGATGTCACAAACGGAGAGCGTGTTAAAGGTGTGTTGTTACCTGAAGAGAGCGAGGCTGAGCGACCAGAGGACGAGCGGCCGCCGCAGGTTCATTTTGGGTCGAGGCTTCATGAAGTGCTGACCTGCGAACACCAGGGCGGCATACAGAGCGCTGAACACAAACGACTTACTCCTGAAGGAGGAAACAAATGTTCAAAGGTTAATATCAAAatgttaacattaaaaaaaaaaacacatgatagATACACACAGGTCAGGTGGTCAAGACTTTAACATACAATTATTAATCACCAAATACAACAAGCTAATCTCTAACAGAACTTTAGCCAACTAATGTTTAATGTTAACATTAATTTGGATcactttcccccccccccccacaactTGCCaatattaaaatgcaaaaaaaactaattttaaaagACTAATGTTAAAGgttaatgttaaaatgttaatataaaatgttaaatcaccaatattaaaatgttaatgttacaAAAGGTTTAAATGTTGATGTTAAAATACTAATATTAAATTGCTAATGTGAAAATACTAATGTTAAAATGTTGACATCAAATCGCTGATGTTTAAAGGCTAATGTTAAAATGTTGATTCAAAATTCTAATATTAAAATGCTAACTTTAAAATACTATTAAAATACTTGAGTTAAAAGGTtgacattaaaatgttaatatattttgtttttttcttttctcaaatgATCAAattgagaaagaaaataaatcatgtaCTTTAACTTAAtgtatatttcattttaaaatattaaaatgctaattttaaaaaggtttaaatGCTCATattaaaatgctaatgttaaaATAGCCTACTAATGTTAATATGTTGATGTTAAAATGTCGATGTTAAAATACCAATATTAACATTAGACCCAAGTGATTAAattgagaaagaaaataagtcagattgtactttaacttaatttagatttaattttaaatacattaatttaACGTGAAGAaactgactcttttttttttacagccgaGTTTCTGTTCTAGATATAAATTAATTTGAGTTTAAAGTCTCTATTCATGCTGTTGCCATCATGTTTTCATAGACATTTTCACTCACAGTCACACCTCTTAGCAAAAACAAAGAGCTACATTTTTCAGCAGGTGTACCTGACAGTGACATTCACCTGAAGCATCACCTGCTTTACCTGTTCTGACTGTTGACTCACCATCAGATGGTTAATCTCATTTTCACACTGATTTCTGTTCATGTGATTTCAACACATTTGCTTTAGTATAATGAAACAATTGTATCAGTATAAtcatgattgtttttattattattattattattaataaacacttCTGTGAGTTGGTTTTATAATGAgatacagatataaaaaaaaaaacgtatattagaataaatttataaaaatacattgtCCCTATATGAGCTCATAAGGAGGGTTTAAGAGTTATTTCCAGTTTATTCGTGAGTTTCTGGtacatatttttgatatttcatCACCTATACCATCACTGACTGACTGGAATAACTTGATCTAAATTAACTACAGCAGCATACCACAAATACATAAGTGTGACTTAACTGTGACTCACATGTAGTACACCTGTACCATTCACTGACCAGATTTGCATAATGCTTTGGCAGTGTCTCAAGATTCCTCTGAGAACACGCCTCACCAAATCCCATTCACAAATAGCTAGATTATAAATGACCTACCTTATCTGTAAATTACGCACACTCAAAAGACACGATACGATTTCCTTTCTACATAAGTAATATTAGCTTAACAATTCGgcataaacaaaatacaaaaaaaacagacacttTATCCCACAAAACCACATATTTAACTCGATACTCGCTGTATCCGCTGCCTCGCTTCACGCTCTCTCATCGCTCGCACTGGAGCATTTTTTAGTATCGATCAAACCGGTTAAggtgttgtgtgtttgaattGGCTGCTATTTGGTGAACTGGGTGTGTGCCGAATTACAGACTGGACCCGAATCATCCCGAAACCgcctttattaacattttaaacaGTGGACACTTTAAACTATAGTAAGGTCACTTaaaatgtggtgtttttttaatggaatCCGGAGCGTTGCTTCTCAATTTTGCAGAAACCACAGTTTATCGTGATGTTTCTACTATTTCTGACTGTTTTGAGTGGATTTAAACCCTCAGTAGAAGGAGTTGAGTGAGATAAGAatgttaaatcaaattttataGTGAAATATAAAGATTAATTTAGCTTACCAGTTAGCTTGCATCCACTCTATCGCTCCTCTCTCGTCAAACCGACGCTCGAAGCTGTACTCAGACAGAGGCAGGTAGAAGTCGGTCTCATTCATCCCCAACATGGttattattatcactttatatttaattaaacatataaactcagtgtttcctctctctgtctgtgtgtttgtcctccTGCAGTCtgtcctctcacctgtctcaccgtCCTATTTAAAGCCTATTAGCAGGGGGCGTGGCTTCAAGGACACACCTTTCTATTGTTTTCATCAAGACAgtctctactactactactactgatctAAGGAAGACAAATAGTGACGtgaaaaaaataagtctgaatgAATAAAACAGTACCCAGACAG carries:
- the elovl6l gene encoding elongation of very long chain fatty acids protein 6-like, giving the protein MLGMNETDFYLPLSEYSFERRFDERGAIEWMQANWSKSFVFSALYAALVFAGQHFMKPRPKMNLRRPLVLWSLSLALFSIIGAIRTGSYMFHILSSSGFRQSICNQSFYNGPVSKFWAYAFVLSKAPELGDTAFVVLRKQKLLFLHWYHHITVLLYSWYSYKDMVAGGGWFMTMNYGVHALMYSYYAARAAGLRVPRPFAVFITSAQIGQMGMGLTVSWLVYRWMQHGDCPSRLDNIIWAALMYLSYLLLFSNFFYQTYLRRHSDAKTSKAE